Proteins encoded within one genomic window of Anopheles gambiae chromosome 3, idAnoGambNW_F1_1, whole genome shotgun sequence:
- the LOC4577567 gene encoding TCF3 fusion partner homolog, whose product MTSGKPVKSHSAIVSSESKPRERAPLDTNEAYRRGVKLLHEKCKALQRSNERLVFRLHRVQKMTRSRARDVEFLKAKLDSLGDEWRTAPDPMDVKEEGEE is encoded by the exons ATGACCAGTGGAAAGCCTGTAAAATCGCACTCCGCAATAGTGAGCAGTGAAAGTAAGCCACGCGAACGCGCTCCGCTCGATACAAACGAAGCGTACCGCCGGGGCGTGAAGCTGCTGCACGAGAAGTGCAAAGCCCTGCAGCGCAGCAACGAGCGGCTTGTTTTCCG CCTTCACAGGGTACAAAAGATGACCAGAAGTCGCGCCCGGGATGTTGAGTTTCTGAAGGCCAAGCTGGACTCGCTCGGTGACGAATGGAGAACGGCACCAGATCCGATGGATGTGAAGGAAGAAGGGGAGGAATGA